DNA from Lentibacillus amyloliquefaciens:
CCTATGAATATCATCACTTACATTTTCAACCTGATTCGAGTAAATCATTTGAGGAATATGTTCAACAAACAAGAGATGTATTAGAAGACTCTGTTCAAAAGCATATGCGTAGTGACGTCCCTGTCGGTGCCTTCTTATCCGGAGGGATTGATTCAACCAGTATCGTGGCCCTGGCCAAGCAACATCATCCCAACATCCAAACATTCACCGTTGGATTTGAACGCGATGGCTATAGTGAAATCGACTTGGCACAAGTAACAGCGGATCAACTGGGTGTTGAAAATATTCATAAGGTGATCACACCGGAAGAAGTGATTCAAGAACTACCAAACATCATCTGGCATATGGACGATCCAGTGGCCGATCCTGCGGCAATCCCAAACTATTTTGTGTCCAAAGAAGCAAGTAAGTATGTGAAAGTGGTTTTGTCTGGAGAAGGTGCAGATGAGTTATTCGCCGGATATAATATTTATCGAGAACCTCTGGCGTTAAAGGGTTTTGATTATTTACCAGGTTTTTTAAAGCGAGCTCTCCATCATCTTGCTCGAATTTTCCCGGAAGGCATGAAAGGGAAAAGCTTCTTGCTACGTGGAACGACATCATTGTCTGAACGATATGTCGGCAATGCCAAGATTTTTGATGAACAAGAAAAGCAAGCGCTACTATTGGATTATAACAAAGATTTCGTGTTCAAACACGTGACGAGAGCACTGTATCAAGAAGTCGCTCACTGTGATCCAACCACCCAGATGCAATATATTGATCTTCACACATGGCTCCACGGGGATATTTTAACGATAGCCGATCGCATGACGATGGCACATTCTTTGGAATTACGTGTACCATTTCTGGATAAAGAAGTGTTTAAAGTAGCCAGCAAATTGCCAATGGATACGAAAATATCAAATGGAACAACTAAATATGTCCTCAGACAAGCTGTGAGAGATTTGATTCCGGAACCTGTAACGAACCGAAAAAAATTAGGGTTTCCTGTTCCCATTCGCCATTGGTTAAAAAATGAACTTTATGAATGGGCGACTCAGTTGATTAGAAATAGTCCAGTTGATGATATTTTCAACAAAAAAGAAATATGGAAACTTCTTGATCAACATGTACGGGGAAAGCATGATCATAGCCGTAAGATTTGGACGATACTTGTTTTTATGGTTTGGCATCATATGTATATGGAGCAGCCGTCAAGTGTACCAGGCTATGAAACATCTTTTGCAAAGAATCTTCCACGAAATCGAGAACAGAATCACTCCGTCCGTGTACCTGTACATGGATAATGTTCACTTTGGCAATGTCTTAAACAAACGGGCGCTAAAGTGGAATAATCACATATCGTAGGACAGCAATAACAGGAGGGGTAGAGTGGAAATCATAGGTACTGCCAATATTGCGCTTATCATTTTTGTCTCCTTGGTTGGTTTCGTTACCTGGCTGGTTTTTCGATCTGTCAAAAGGACCAAAAATGACCATAATGATTAAGATGGACGATTATCAATTAGATACTGTCGAAGAAACAGTTGAATATCCGGAGGCATTTTCGGATGTATAATTTATTATAGCCTT
Protein-coding regions in this window:
- the asnB gene encoding asparagine synthase (glutamine-hydrolyzing), which gives rise to MCGFVGQIKNIASDFFSDYRDWREEIHHRGPDDQGTYIDEYVQFDFHRLSILDLKHGHQPMSDKSGRYIMVFNGEIYNFIELRMELEEAGVTFDTGSDTEVLLELYALEKERAVHRLRGMFAFVIWDKQEKRLFSARDHFSIKPLYFNETEEGMAFASEEKSLFQPGTRTLDSHSLQNYFTFQYVPGERCLLEGMQQLKPGHYLIKEPGKSPLTYEYHHLHFQPDSSKSFEEYVQQTRDVLEDSVQKHMRSDVPVGAFLSGGIDSTSIVALAKQHHPNIQTFTVGFERDGYSEIDLAQVTADQLGVENIHKVITPEEVIQELPNIIWHMDDPVADPAAIPNYFVSKEASKYVKVVLSGEGADELFAGYNIYREPLALKGFDYLPGFLKRALHHLARIFPEGMKGKSFLLRGTTSLSERYVGNAKIFDEQEKQALLLDYNKDFVFKHVTRALYQEVAHCDPTTQMQYIDLHTWLHGDILTIADRMTMAHSLELRVPFLDKEVFKVASKLPMDTKISNGTTKYVLRQAVRDLIPEPVTNRKKLGFPVPIRHWLKNELYEWATQLIRNSPVDDIFNKKEIWKLLDQHVRGKHDHSRKIWTILVFMVWHHMYMEQPSSVPGYETSFAKNLPRNREQNHSVRVPVHG